The genomic window TTCCTGGTAGttattaatcatatatatatatatttctattattgatcatttgattttgatttttttttttttgtgtgctCATTTCTATCTATATCAAGCATAGATCCATCCATActatatatttgttttgttcatctacttaatttatttattttccatccatgtttttataaaacaataaaCTAGGGTTTCTttatactataaaaaaattactatttagcTACAAAATTCAGAAGCTATCTCATAAACTACACCAATTTCTTCTTGAAATTGTTCCAATTTCATTATAACATAgctaatattttcttttataatatcaTAACTAATCGTTTGCTCTTCCAATATATGTAGCTCCATATTtcttgtgatattttttttttgtttacaatgagttggagATCGAACACAAGACCTATAGCGTACTacctaaactcctcaccactagatcaaacctaatGACTTAAATTTCTCGTGATATGGTTAAAATTTACTagctatataaattttatgttatttttatttcaaaattcttcatttttcaaaataaaattgatatggAAAATTGAACatgattaattattatataatttgttagggaatatttttttatagacaaataTCAATAGGTTAAATGAGTTTTCAGAATTTTAACTTTGAATCTCCTAGAATCTCCTAGTTAGTACCCATTTGCTTCGGTGTTTGCCAACTCACCaatcgagttttttttttaactagttGAGCTACACATTCCATACCGCTCATCACCAATCGAGTTGTTTACAATTGAGACTTGTCATGACTTATTTATATATTGGTTTTCTCTAGTAAATTAACTTTgcaattttgttattatttttgtgGAATAGGGAAGGCAAAGATGGGTACAAAAGAATGGTACTTCTTCAGTCTAAGAGATCGTAAATATCCAACAGGTGTGAGAACTAATAGAGCAACAAACACTGGATATTGGAAAACCACAGGGAAAGACAAGGAGATATTCAATAGTGTTACTTCTGAGTTGGTTGGTATGAAGAAGACTTTAGTTTTTTACAAAGGTAGGGCTCCTAGAGGAGAAAAATCCAACTGGGTCATGCATGAATACCGTATTCATTCAAAATCAACCTTCAGAACCAACAAGGTATGTATAAATCCACTTGGGTTGGCCTAATCGTGTTGGTTTGAGATTTAGAGTGACATTTTTTCAAGGTCTCAAGTACGGTTCTTTCTTATGCCAATTTTGGTGGGCTAGCTCTTAGATTTAAATGGGCCGTAGATTAGATTTCTCGGATTAGTCAATTTTTGGACTGGAtatcgaattttttttaaaaaaaacttatatatgattgcatttaaatttgatacattatttcagggTTAAATTTGATACATTATTTCTTAGATttaaatttgatatatatatatatgcagcaAGATGAATGGGTGGTTAGCAGGGTATTCCGCAAAAGTGCAGGTGCAAAGAAGTACCCTTCATCAAACCCTAATAGATCAGTCATGATGAATCCTTACAATATCAATCTAGAAGTTGCTCATCCTAACTTCAACAACAATCACAATATGCCACCACCACAAATGATGCAGCTAGGACTAGATCCTGCAACTCATTTCCAGCTCTATGGAAGAAACTACATCAACACTGCAGAAGTTCTACGAGCCGGTATACCGATGCAGCAATATTCCAATTTGAATTTTCcagtatcatcatcatcaacatcaccTTTAGGAGTTGGAGATGTTGGAGGATTCACTATTTCAGGGCTTAATTTGAATCTTGGTGGATCAACTTCATCACAAACCATTTTAAGGCCAATGCCATCAACTGTTCATAATGCTATGCATGATTTTAGCTCCAATATGATGATGGCGGGTGCAAATAGTAATATTCAGATTGCTGcagagaataataataataataatcataatgtAGGGTATGGTGGAGGAGATCAGGTGAATAATGCAAACCCTAATAGGTACAATATGCAAGGTACTATGGATCATTGTGTGGATCTTGATCATTACTGGCCACCTTCCTACTGATGAATTTCATTGGGATTAGTTCTTCATTTTGTTTATTTGCTATGATAGGAGACTTTATGAATATTTGATAAGCTATGttttttcaagtgtttttaATTGTCTTGTGAGGGTCAAGTTAATACCCTACAAACAAAGTTCTTAATGTTTATTTAGAACTCTCTTTTCTTTAGATTGAGATCATTGTTGTGTTGtgtactaataaaaaaaaatcaatgttgtGTTTATAGCTTGTTTAATTTCATCCTTATTGTTTATGGGTTACCACTACAAGATAAAAGATATTTTGCAACGACATTTATTAttgtgaaaattttaaaattattggtAAAGTTACTTTTCTCCGTAAAGAAGTTGTTGTCTTGCCGCATGTCGTTGCGATAAATGTTGCAAACATTTATCTTCCTCTCTTCCAAAttttacaaacaaacaaaaagacCCGATTTTGAATAATTTCGGACAACATAGTCCTTCTGCTAATTGGTTTCGTTATTTGATAGGTGTGATGTATGTTAACCGCTTCATAACAATACCGCCTATATAACTCGGTTATTTAAATAGGTTGGAGCCCATTTTGAACTTCAACTGTAACATTTATTCAAATATAATGGTGTCTTCCTCCTCTTGATAGTGTATTCCTTCCCGATAATGAGATTTAATCTTTAAGaaattattcttcttctttgatGAATGAAGGTTAATTTTTAAAGTGTCACTGTAAATGTATGTCATTTAATTGTGTAAATTCACCATTTTATTCCTTTAATTTTTCCGGCTGatttaaacaaataaacaatATCAAAGATAGTTTCTATTGTGTTGATTAAAactatattaatataataatatgtatCAGCCTTTTTCATGATGTACATTGTAATATGACGTtgtgttatttatatttatttaa from Trifolium pratense cultivar HEN17-A07 linkage group LG1, ARS_RC_1.1, whole genome shotgun sequence includes these protein-coding regions:
- the LOC123905534 gene encoding NAC domain-containing protein 26-like isoform X1, with amino-acid sequence MQKDKEVVSKEGKEMETEEGTRAKEETLPPGFRFHPTDEELITYYLVNKISDADHFTCKAIGDVDLNKCEPWELPGKAKMGTKEWYFFSLRDRKYPTGVRTNRATNTGYWKTTGKDKEIFNSVTSELVGMKKTLVFYKGRAPRGEKSNWVMHEYRIHSKSTFRTNKQDEWVVSRVFRKSAGAKKYPSSNPNRSVMMNPYNINLEVAHPNFNNNHNMPPPQMMQLGLDPATHFQLYGRNYINTAEVLRAGIPMQQYSNLNFPVSSSSTSPLGVGDVGGFTISGLNLNLGGSTSSQTILRPMPSTVHNAMHDFSSNMMMAGANSNIQIAAENNNNNNHNVGYGGGDQVNNANPNRYNMQGTMDHCVDLDHYWPPSY
- the LOC123905534 gene encoding NAC domain-containing protein 26-like isoform X2, coding for MQDKEVVSKEGKEMETEEGTRAKEETLPPGFRFHPTDEELITYYLVNKISDADHFTCKAIGDVDLNKCEPWELPGKAKMGTKEWYFFSLRDRKYPTGVRTNRATNTGYWKTTGKDKEIFNSVTSELVGMKKTLVFYKGRAPRGEKSNWVMHEYRIHSKSTFRTNKQDEWVVSRVFRKSAGAKKYPSSNPNRSVMMNPYNINLEVAHPNFNNNHNMPPPQMMQLGLDPATHFQLYGRNYINTAEVLRAGIPMQQYSNLNFPVSSSSTSPLGVGDVGGFTISGLNLNLGGSTSSQTILRPMPSTVHNAMHDFSSNMMMAGANSNIQIAAENNNNNNHNVGYGGGDQVNNANPNRYNMQGTMDHCVDLDHYWPPSY